A region of Thermovibrio ammonificans HB-1 DNA encodes the following proteins:
- a CDS encoding DUF6978 family protein: MLSNEEAYNLIKEEKLFLNPPIIDLTHTKYNFEMKSITQKNFKFFVDIEVKAEVIKIELSVGRYKTWKTSHNHRSKSVGNIGLLRVDFGGKHKNPSRANEHVPSWIARFAGKYFERYEPHVHIYVETYSMQRLKWAVPLEVFDFDGKAFSVKAINSIDDLERVTREFEAIINARNRIRFMKSLFWYG; encoded by the coding sequence GTGCTTTCCAATGAAGAAGCTTATAACCTGATAAAAGAAGAAAAGCTATTTTTAAATCCGCCAATTATTGACCTCACCCATACTAAATACAATTTTGAAATGAAGAGCATAACACAGAAGAACTTTAAGTTTTTTGTTGATATAGAGGTTAAAGCGGAAGTCATAAAAATTGAACTATCTGTTGGAAGATACAAAACTTGGAAAACAAGCCACAATCACCGTTCTAAAAGCGTAGGAAATATAGGATTATTAAGAGTTGATTTTGGTGGAAAGCATAAAAATCCTTCCCGAGCTAATGAACATGTTCCCAGTTGGATAGCTAGGTTTGCAGGTAAGTATTTTGAAAGGTATGAACCTCACGTTCACATTTATGTAGAAACATACAGCATGCAACGGCTTAAATGGGCGGTTCCTTTGGAAGTTTTTGATTTTGATGGGAAAGCTTTTTCTGTAAAAGCTATCAACTCCATTGATGACCTTGAGCGTGTTACACGTGAGTTTGAAGCTATAATAAACGCCCGAAATAGGATTAGATTTATGAAAAGTCTTTTTTGGTATGGTTAG
- a CDS encoding DUF1828 domain-containing protein — MVENVRNLIKSYYEWLTKKVDVIDLEGSDWILVGTPFENFLGDLIDLYIRIEGNEIIISDRGETLSNLEFAGVEISRSKKRKEIFESILLSHGVMSDGESIFVRATERDFVKRKHQLIQAILQINDMFFLSREHITSIFKEDVRKFLEEDLKIPVAQDIILRGKSGLEFNVDFFITTREAEKMIKASNSVNKSIVATFLFAWEDVKEIRAKKKPLEAIMIINDTNRDVSEDYLNALKQKGANYILWSKRYEEVKKLIA, encoded by the coding sequence ATGGTTGAAAATGTTAGGAATCTTATTAAGAGCTATTATGAATGGCTCACCAAAAAAGTTGACGTAATAGACCTCGAAGGGTCCGATTGGATTCTTGTAGGGACACCTTTTGAGAATTTCTTGGGGGATTTAATAGACCTTTACATACGGATAGAAGGCAATGAAATTATCATCTCGGATAGGGGAGAAACCCTTTCCAACCTTGAATTTGCTGGTGTAGAAATTAGCCGTTCAAAGAAAAGAAAGGAGATTTTCGAAAGCATTCTTCTGTCGCACGGCGTTATGAGCGATGGAGAATCTATTTTTGTAAGAGCAACAGAAAGAGATTTTGTAAAAAGAAAACATCAGCTTATTCAAGCTATTCTCCAGATTAATGATATGTTTTTCCTGAGCAGGGAACATATAACTTCTATTTTCAAAGAAGATGTTAGAAAGTTTCTCGAGGAGGACCTTAAGATTCCAGTGGCTCAAGATATTATTCTAAGAGGAAAAAGTGGGCTGGAATTCAATGTAGACTTTTTTATTACAACGAGAGAAGCAGAGAAAATGATTAAAGCCAGCAATAGTGTTAATAAGAGTATAGTTGCAACATTTCTGTTTGCGTGGGAAGATGTTAAAGAAATAAGGGCAAAAAAGAAACCTCTTGAGGCTATAATGATTATCAATGACACGAACAGAGATGTTTCGGAAGATTACCTTAATGCTCTCAAGCAAAAAGGAGCGAACTATATTCTTTGGTCCAAAAGATATGAAGAAGTAAAAAAGCTCATTGCATAA
- a CDS encoding phage tail protein, producing MKLLDRVISPNEKGKTLADVLREHGLRPESQNIQIWIDGKLSKVPPDKLKVRPGWKIEIVPLPTGGGGGVLGAIGAIAVGVLTGGLAAAAIGSITLGAFTLSASTVFSLGFMVGAGIFSYLTAPKPKVPSFGDIGDMFGSSPTYSWNGVQTAMTQGVPVPVVYGRHAVGGVRLQYRLFGTDCVTGKVEDGELKIGRTENNGTPVGRFAQWLWDFVLLSEGEIEELEELWLNDVFYKSIEGKYFHCVYTKGKSSPEPITLFSGNLAQTPSGKNWWWGEIGYGYFQAPTYITVPINKTVSSDEKFVYITKLPSKMIEKISINLHFPNGLFKITDSGGLTLEECKLKFTLYKGYEKLGESPEIPIYGGVKEPFIYVYDIYINKGFQKENQAPYPFGYNFYDPQDNLTLEEIPYTLIIEKVSADNPTIKDSNTLSIQCITEELGKGAGVSPPSDSGLSDITENPFKVSYSGSSILVYSIAASSVISGNLPNIRAVMKGKKVKLYNFETGQWEIAWSDNPAWIIRDILTNPRYGLGDFITDENIDDESFIAFAQFCQEQGYRCNLVLDGFQRGWDLINNLLAKFRAFILRNGSKYKVKFLKDEPPVQMFTMGNIVQGSLKVHFISLSDRYNTIEARFLDETDGYKMKTILVSTGDKYERKKTIDFFGITDKFLLNWMQKVKRSIEFDVYLDALAIEPGDIFLFSHDVPKWLTSGRIVRQEGNILILDRTVAPESNYIKVRTKDDQILTFEIENVEETKIYLKTSTPELENCPYICGKISETPKLYRCTEITRTAENIRHIVAVEHIPELFD from the coding sequence ATGAAACTCCTTGACAGAGTAATTTCTCCCAACGAAAAAGGAAAAACCCTTGCAGACGTTCTGAGAGAGCACGGGTTAAGGCCTGAGAGTCAAAACATTCAAATCTGGATAGACGGGAAACTCTCAAAAGTTCCCCCAGACAAACTGAAGGTAAGGCCCGGCTGGAAAATTGAGATAGTTCCCCTCCCCACCGGCGGCGGTGGAGGAGTACTCGGTGCAATTGGAGCAATAGCAGTCGGTGTTCTGACCGGCGGACTTGCCGCGGCCGCCATAGGCTCCATAACCCTCGGAGCTTTTACTCTATCAGCCTCAACTGTTTTTTCCCTCGGCTTCATGGTCGGGGCCGGAATTTTCAGCTACTTGACTGCCCCAAAGCCAAAGGTGCCAAGTTTTGGTGACATAGGCGATATGTTTGGTTCCTCACCCACCTATTCCTGGAACGGAGTTCAGACAGCGATGACTCAGGGAGTCCCGGTTCCGGTTGTCTACGGCAGGCACGCTGTCGGAGGTGTCAGACTTCAGTACCGGTTATTTGGAACCGATTGCGTTACAGGGAAAGTAGAAGACGGGGAACTCAAGATAGGTAGAACAGAAAACAACGGCACTCCAGTAGGTCGTTTTGCCCAATGGCTCTGGGATTTTGTTCTTCTTTCGGAAGGAGAAATAGAGGAGCTTGAGGAGCTCTGGCTGAACGACGTCTTCTATAAAAGCATAGAGGGTAAATATTTCCATTGCGTATACACAAAGGGAAAAAGCTCCCCTGAGCCGATAACTCTATTCTCAGGCAACCTTGCGCAGACCCCTTCGGGAAAAAACTGGTGGTGGGGAGAAATCGGATACGGGTATTTTCAGGCTCCTACCTACATTACAGTGCCAATAAACAAAACAGTCTCCAGTGACGAAAAATTTGTATACATCACCAAACTCCCCTCCAAGATGATAGAGAAAATCAGTATTAACCTTCACTTTCCGAACGGCCTGTTCAAAATAACAGACTCCGGCGGGCTCACTTTAGAGGAATGCAAACTAAAATTCACTCTGTACAAAGGTTATGAAAAACTTGGTGAAAGTCCGGAAATCCCAATCTACGGCGGAGTTAAGGAGCCATTTATTTACGTTTACGACATCTACATTAACAAAGGATTTCAAAAAGAAAACCAAGCTCCCTATCCTTTCGGCTATAACTTCTACGACCCACAAGATAACCTAACCTTAGAAGAAATACCTTACACCCTTATTATTGAAAAGGTTTCGGCAGATAACCCTACCATCAAAGATAGTAATACTCTCTCTATACAGTGCATAACAGAAGAATTGGGAAAAGGAGCCGGAGTTTCTCCTCCAAGTGACTCAGGTCTTAGTGACATAACTGAAAACCCCTTCAAGGTCTCTTACTCAGGCTCATCAATTCTCGTTTACAGCATAGCAGCCTCATCGGTTATTTCTGGCAACCTACCCAATATTAGAGCAGTTATGAAAGGCAAAAAAGTTAAGCTCTATAACTTTGAAACCGGCCAGTGGGAAATTGCATGGAGCGATAATCCTGCCTGGATAATCAGAGACATTCTCACAAACCCACGATACGGACTTGGCGATTTTATTACTGATGAGAACATAGACGACGAGAGCTTCATAGCCTTTGCTCAGTTCTGTCAGGAGCAGGGGTATAGGTGCAACCTTGTCCTTGACGGATTTCAAAGAGGTTGGGATTTAATCAACAACCTACTTGCAAAGTTTAGGGCCTTTATCCTGCGTAACGGTAGTAAATACAAGGTCAAGTTCCTCAAGGACGAGCCCCCGGTCCAAATGTTCACTATGGGGAACATCGTCCAGGGTAGCCTGAAGGTTCATTTCATATCCCTAAGCGACAGATACAACACCATAGAGGCCCGCTTCCTTGACGAAACCGACGGCTACAAAATGAAAACCATACTTGTCAGCACCGGCGACAAATATGAGAGAAAGAAGACCATAGACTTTTTTGGAATAACAGACAAATTTCTGCTCAACTGGATGCAGAAAGTAAAACGCTCAATAGAGTTTGATGTCTATCTTGACGCTCTCGCCATAGAACCAGGCGACATATTCCTATTCAGCCACGATGTTCCGAAGTGGCTTACAAGCGGAAGGATAGTAAGGCAAGAAGGAAATATTCTCATCTTGGATAGAACAGTTGCTCCCGAAAGCAACTACATAAAAGTGAGAACAAAAGATGACCAGATACTAACCTTTGAAATTGAGAACGTAGAAGAAACCAAAATCTACCTTAAGACCTCTACTCCCGAATTAGAGAACTGTCCTTACATCTGCGGAAAAATTTCGGAAACTCCTAAGCTCTACCGCTGCACCGAAATCACGAGAACCGCTGAAAACATTCGCCACATCGTAGCCGTTGAGCACATACCGGAGCTCTTTGATTAA
- a CDS encoding C40 family peptidase, giving the protein MMKVNEFILKALRVPYKRWGSSWNGVDCYGLVRLFYREVRGIELPDIRTYRWWESWKKVKEPQTGDVLFINLEEAHIALYVGNSRILHALEKYGVRLDRYNKNWQKLTKSVWRLKDETP; this is encoded by the coding sequence ATGATGAAGGTCAATGAGTTCATACTCAAAGCCCTCAGAGTTCCCTACAAAAGGTGGGGGAGCTCCTGGAACGGCGTTGACTGCTACGGGCTCGTCCGCCTCTTTTACCGTGAAGTTCGCGGCATAGAGCTCCCCGACATCAGAACCTACCGCTGGTGGGAAAGCTGGAAAAAGGTAAAGGAACCACAAACGGGAGACGTTCTATTCATAAACCTTGAAGAAGCCCACATTGCCCTCTATGTGGGTAACAGCAGAATTCTTCACGCCCTTGAAAAATACGGAGTCCGCCTTGATAGATACAACAAAAACTGGCAGAAACTAACAAAAAGCGTCTGGAGACTGAAAGATGAAACTCCTTGA
- a CDS encoding DUF2163 domain-containing protein — protein MRSLSPAAILEKNKLYGNPFILCVNLKLPDGHTVHICQYDKPITIAGITYEPFPIHIGELKENNKGELTELPIQISNVAQELIPYIEDYEGLVGQEVELLWVFLSGSSYEVAISDTFQITSCSYDEKTISFNLGHYNLLDVLIPQRKVIEQCQWEFKSPECGYTGTDATCGKTFWDCIQKGNERRFGGFPTIQTNRVYL, from the coding sequence ATGAGAAGCCTATCCCCTGCTGCCATCCTGGAAAAGAATAAGCTCTACGGGAACCCCTTTATTCTCTGTGTGAACCTAAAACTCCCAGACGGTCACACCGTTCACATTTGCCAATACGATAAGCCGATAACCATAGCAGGAATTACGTACGAGCCTTTCCCCATCCACATAGGGGAGCTAAAGGAGAATAACAAGGGTGAACTGACGGAGCTCCCCATCCAGATTTCAAACGTTGCGCAGGAGCTTATCCCCTACATTGAGGACTATGAAGGCCTCGTAGGTCAGGAAGTAGAGCTCCTCTGGGTATTCCTTAGCGGGAGCTCCTACGAAGTTGCAATTTCAGATACCTTTCAAATAACCTCCTGCTCCTACGACGAGAAAACTATCTCCTTTAACCTCGGCCACTACAACCTTTTAGACGTCCTTATTCCTCAAAGGAAAGTAATAGAGCAATGCCAGTGGGAGTTTAAGTCCCCTGAGTGCGGCTACACCGGAACAGATGCAACCTGTGGAAAAACCTTCTGGGACTGCATTCAAAAAGGAAACGAAAGGAGATTTGGCGGTTTCCCGACAATCCAGACCAACAGGGTTTACCTATGA